The Bacteroidota bacterium genome window below encodes:
- a CDS encoding rhomboid family intramembrane serine protease, whose amino-acid sequence MNRFENIWSNIYFNIVKNNNKLYQLILINIVVFVLFGFIEVFFNLFKIPDEIYTKFERYFSLSAHPSEIIRKPWTIVSYMFMHGGFLHIIINMLLFYWFGKIFQEYLRDRKLVATYLMGGISGGLIYILAYQTFPALTNMHSYMVGASAGVIAIIVATATLLPNNSMNLMFLGPVKLKYIAIVFVLLDVISLRDMENIGGHFAHLGGAFYGYIYIKLLQGGTDIGGWLSGILDMFRAAFKPKPKFKVHKGGQYHKNPNAKQASSKEKSAPKTDFNQLEIDSILDKIAKSGYDSLSEREKDVLFNASKK is encoded by the coding sequence ATGAATCGTTTTGAAAATATCTGGAGTAATATTTATTTCAACATTGTTAAAAACAACAACAAGCTTTACCAATTAATATTAATCAATATTGTTGTTTTTGTGTTATTCGGATTTATAGAGGTATTCTTTAACTTGTTCAAAATACCTGATGAAATATATACGAAATTTGAGCGGTATTTTTCATTATCGGCTCATCCATCAGAAATAATTCGCAAACCCTGGACAATTGTAAGCTACATGTTTATGCATGGAGGCTTTTTGCATATCATTATTAATATGCTTTTGTTCTATTGGTTTGGTAAAATTTTTCAGGAATATTTACGAGATCGGAAACTTGTGGCTACCTATTTAATGGGTGGAATTAGTGGTGGCTTAATATATATCTTGGCCTATCAAACTTTTCCTGCTCTAACAAATATGCATTCTTATATGGTTGGAGCATCAGCAGGTGTTATTGCCATTATTGTTGCTACGGCAACATTGCTTCCTAATAATAGCATGAATTTGATGTTTCTTGGGCCTGTTAAACTAAAATATATAGCCATCGTTTTTGTATTGCTTGATGTAATTAGTCTGCGAGATATGGAAAACATAGGCGGACATTTTGCACATTTGGGTGGTGCCTTCTACGGATACATTTATATTAAACTGCTTCAGGGAGGAACTGATATCGGTGGTTGGCTAAGTGGTATTCTTGACATGTTTCGAGCAGCTTTTAAACCAAAACCGAAATTCAAAGTTCATAAAGGTGGACAATACCATAAAAATCCAAATGCAAAACAAGCCAGTTCAAAAGAAAAATCTGCACCTAAAACAGATTTCAATCAGTTGGAAATAGATAGTATTCTGGATAAAATAGCTAAATCAGGCTATGATAGTTTGTCAGAAAGAGAGAAAGATGTACTTTTTAATGCAAGTAAGAAATAG